The following proteins come from a genomic window of Triticum aestivum cultivar Chinese Spring chromosome 6A, IWGSC CS RefSeq v2.1, whole genome shotgun sequence:
- the LOC123129900 gene encoding red chlorophyll catabolite reductase: MLRPATPLSVAAPTLPTISRLGRGAAPPLRGRRSGTTVRARMPLEQQQVTLPSLAHREVARALAAEAAAAVPLLPSAVPVDVADFRNSAGTAVGTLDVRRGEPASSIDFMLHSSLHCKVPNGAIDITSVLIFLNALTDAPHFLMEFIQGSPTSMVVILDLLPRKDLALHPEYLQKYYEHTHLDKQREKIEELPQTRPYRSPSLFVCSACSPTAVSVTIDCGQGGEGTLEEIVCGHLASAVKEVLQIWLHSCARDTSEMEEAEREIMIKRDQAVRSKSIEVDLTANLPRMFGPDVSGHIIAEIRKAFGVQLQEA; the protein is encoded by the exons ATGCTCCGGCCGGCGACCCCTCTCTCTGTGGCTGCGCCCACGCTCCCTACCATCTCCCGCCTCGGCCGTGGCGCGGCTCCGCCTCTCAGGGGCAGAAGGTCGGGCACCACCGTGCGCGCGCGCATGCCGCTGGAGCAGCAGCAGGTAACGCTGCCGTCGCTGGCGCACCGGGAGGTAGCGCGAGCGCTGGCAGCCGAGGCGGCAGCAGCCGTGCCGCTGCTGCCGTCGGCTGTGCCCGTCGACGTAGCCGACTTCCGGAACAGCGCTGGGACCGCCGTCGGCACGCTGGACGTGCGCCGAGGCGAGCCTGCCTCGTCG ATTGATTTCATGCTGCACTCGTCACTTCACTGCAAAGTCCCAAATGGCGCAATCGACATTACGTCGGTCCTTATTTTCCTAAATGCCTTGACGGATGCACCACATTTCCTCATGGAGTTCATACAAGGCAGCCCAACTTCAATGGTTGTGATTCTTGATCTGCTCCCACGGAAAGACCTCGCGCTCCACCCGGAGTACCTCCAAAAGTACTATGAACATACTCACTTGGACAAGCAACGTGAGAAGATCGAAGAATTGCCACAAACCCGTCCATACCGGTCGCCATCGCTCTTTGTGTGCAGTGCATGTTCTCCAACAGCGGTGTCGGTCACCATCGATTGCGGGCAAGGAGGGGAGGGTACCTTGGAAGAGATAGTGTGTGGTCATCTGGCATCAGCTGTGAAGGAGGTTCTTCAAATCTGGCTTCATAGTTGTGCTCGTGACACCTCCGAAATGGAAGAGGCCGAGAGGGAGATCATGATCAAAAGGGACCAAGCTGTAAGATCGAAATCAATCGAGGTCGACCTAACTGCAAATTTGCCTAGGATGTTTGGTCCCGATGTGTCTGGCCACATCATTGCTGAAATCCGTAAGGCCTTTGGGGTACAACTACAAGAGGCCTAG
- the LOC123131574 gene encoding thiosulfate sulfurtransferase 16, chloroplastic produces the protein MGSLGSSDVEKRLAVESVNTEAACALLASSEQYGYVDVRMWEDFDRGHVAGARNVPYYLSVNPHGKERNLDFVDQVAALHSKQDRLLVGCRSGVRSRLATADLVAAGFTKVKNLEGGYLSLLKSVSYPQLAAAASLH, from the exons ATGGGCTCCCTGGGAAGCAGCGACGTCGAGAAGAGACTGGCGGTGGAGAGCGTGAACACGGAGGCGGCATGCGCACTGCTGGCGTCGTCGGAGCAATACGGGTACGTGGACGTGCGCATGTGGGAGGACTTCGACCGGGGCCATGTCGCCGGTGCGCGCAACGTGCCCTACTACCTCTCCGTCAACCCCCACGGCAAGGAGCGCAACCTGGACTTCGTGGACCAGGTCGCCGCGCTCCACTCTAAACAGGACCGGCTCCTCGTCGGCTGCCGCTCCGGGGTGCGGTCCAGGCTCGCCACcgccgacctcgtcgccgcc GGGTTCACGAAGGTGAAGAACCTGGAGGGTGGCTACCTCTCCTTGCTCAAGAGCGTCAGTTACCCGCAGTTGGCAGCAGCAGCCAGCCTTCACTAA
- the LOC123129899 gene encoding protein NUCLEAR FUSION DEFECTIVE 6, mitochondrial-like: protein MAADARSLLRSCSSVLRAAPARPSSIGLGGRRSAHRLLSAPPRILRLPVEVCFCLESLLPLHSATAAALLKSMLAVVPGQGIGWIVEDN from the exons ATGGCCGCCGACGCCAGGTCGCTACTCCGCTCCTGTTCCTCCGTTCTCCGCGCTGCTCCGGCGAGACCGTCTTCCATCGGCCTAGGTGGGCGTCGTTCCGCCCACCGCCTGTTGTCTGCGCCCCCTCGCATTCTCAG GTTGCCCGTGGAGGTGTGCTTCTGCCTGGAGTCGCTGCTGCCGCTGCacagcgccaccgccgccgcactgcTCAAGTCAATGCTCGCCGTTGTGCCCGGCCAAGGCATCGGCTGGATCGTTGAAGATAATTGA